A region of Prochlorococcus marinus subsp. pastoris str. CCMP1986 DNA encodes the following proteins:
- the rplM gene encoding 50S ribosomal protein L13: protein MNKTITPSIETIERNWFLVDAKDKTLGRLSTEIAAVLRGKNKPTFTPHLDTGDFVIVVNAEKVEVTGKKASQKLYRRHSGRPGGMKVEKFESLQERIPERIIEQAVKGMLPHNSLGRQQFKKLKVYKGSDHPHAAQNPVLLNS from the coding sequence ATGAATAAAACTATTACTCCCTCTATAGAAACTATCGAACGAAATTGGTTTTTAGTTGATGCTAAAGATAAGACACTTGGCAGGCTTTCTACAGAAATAGCTGCTGTTTTGAGAGGAAAGAATAAACCAACATTTACCCCTCATTTAGACACAGGTGATTTTGTTATCGTTGTTAATGCCGAAAAAGTAGAGGTAACAGGTAAAAAAGCATCACAGAAATTATACAGAAGACATTCTGGTAGACCAGGAGGAATGAAAGTTGAAAAATTTGAATCACTTCAAGAAAGGATTCCTGAGAGAATAATTGAGCAAGCTGTTAAAGGAATGCTTCCTCATAATTCATTGGGAAGGCAGCAATTCAAGAAATTAAAAGTTTATAAAGGTTCAGATCATCCTCATGCTGCACAAAATCCTGTATTATTAAATAGTTAA
- the truA gene encoding tRNA pseudouridine(38-40) synthase TruA encodes MKRVALVIQYDGSYFSGWQRQKNAISVQETIENCLFKISNQIIKTFASGRTDAGVHASGQVIHFDIDFLIPIDRYADVLNSRLPHTIRILESVEVKSSWHACYSAVYRHYRYVINNNKIPNLFLNKWSWHRYQKYLDEVSMSIALDGMIGEHDFFAFQKSGSNRSTSVTTIKDIKLERTEDLILIDIKATGFLYGMVRSIVGQLVLVGEKKITPDIFKDRWVLKKKHDVRESAPAKGLCFVNSVYEENIFKRINKNDLFPKFVIRGYS; translated from the coding sequence TTGAAAAGAGTAGCTTTAGTTATCCAATATGATGGATCTTATTTTTCAGGTTGGCAAAGACAGAAAAATGCAATAAGTGTTCAAGAGACAATAGAAAATTGCCTATTTAAAATATCAAATCAAATTATAAAAACATTTGCTTCAGGAAGAACAGACGCTGGAGTTCACGCTTCTGGGCAAGTAATTCATTTTGATATTGATTTCTTAATACCAATTGATCGTTATGCAGATGTATTAAATAGTAGATTACCTCATACAATTAGAATCTTAGAATCAGTAGAAGTAAAAAGTAGCTGGCATGCTTGCTATTCTGCAGTTTATAGACATTATCGATACGTAATAAATAATAATAAGATACCTAATTTGTTTTTAAATAAGTGGTCTTGGCATAGATATCAGAAATATCTTGATGAGGTTTCAATGTCAATTGCTTTAGATGGAATGATTGGAGAGCATGATTTTTTTGCTTTTCAAAAGAGTGGAAGTAATAGATCAACTTCAGTGACAACAATAAAAGATATAAAATTAGAAAGGACTGAGGATTTGATATTGATAGATATAAAAGCTACAGGATTTCTTTATGGAATGGTACGTTCAATAGTGGGTCAACTTGTTTTAGTAGGAGAAAAGAAAATAACGCCAGATATCTTTAAAGATAGATGGGTTTTAAAAAAGAAACATGATGTTCGAGAGTCAGCGCCAGCCAAAGGTTTATGTTTCGTAAATTCTGTATACGAAGAAAATATTTTTAAAAGGATTAATAAAAATGATCTTTTCCCGAAATTTGTAATTAGAGGTTACTCCTAG
- the rplQ gene encoding 50S ribosomal protein L17, with protein MRHQLRVPLLSKPADQRKALLRALTTQLIREGRITTTKARAKALRNEAERMISLAKEGTLSARRRALGYIYDKKLVHSLFEKAQERYGERNGGYTRIVRTVARKGDNAQMAIIELV; from the coding sequence ATGAGACATCAACTTAGGGTTCCTCTTTTAAGTAAACCAGCTGATCAAAGAAAAGCTCTTCTTAGAGCTTTAACTACTCAACTTATTCGAGAAGGTAGAATAACTACTACCAAAGCAAGAGCTAAAGCTTTAAGAAATGAGGCGGAAAGAATGATCTCCTTAGCAAAGGAGGGTACTTTATCTGCTAGAAGAAGAGCTCTTGGTTACATTTATGATAAAAAGTTAGTTCACTCACTATTTGAAAAAGCTCAAGAAAGATATGGAGAGAGAAACGGTGGTTATACCCGAATCGTCAGAACTGTTGCTAGAAAAGGTGATAATGCACAAATGGCTATTATTGAACTAGTTTGA
- a CDS encoding DNA-directed RNA polymerase subunit alpha: MLQYQIDRIDHQISDDRSQTGTFLIGPLERGQATTLGNSLRRVLMGGLEGSAVTAVRISGINHEYATIPGVREDVLDILLNCKQLSINSSNPETEIGRLVVNGPMEVKANDIQFSSQVEIVDGEKPIATIQEGHNLELEIHVERGVGYRPVDRRNQETTAIDLLQIDAVFMPVKRVNFTIDETAVAEGATGRERLTMEVVTDGSTSPDDAIAEAANQLIELFQPLATVTMVEEIPEEPEPSPEAQIPLEELNLSVRAYNCLKRAQVNSVSDLMGFSYEDLLEIKNFGSKSADEVIEALERIGISIPQSRTSV; this comes from the coding sequence GTGTTGCAATACCAGATTGACAGAATCGATCATCAAATATCAGATGATCGCTCCCAAACAGGAACATTTTTAATTGGCCCCTTAGAAAGAGGACAAGCTACAACTCTCGGTAATTCTTTAAGAAGAGTTCTTATGGGAGGACTTGAAGGTAGTGCTGTTACAGCTGTAAGAATTTCAGGAATTAATCACGAATATGCCACTATCCCAGGAGTTAGAGAAGACGTTTTAGATATTCTTTTAAATTGTAAGCAACTTTCTATTAATAGTTCCAACCCAGAGACTGAGATTGGGAGGTTAGTAGTTAATGGCCCAATGGAAGTAAAGGCAAACGACATACAATTTTCTTCTCAAGTTGAAATAGTTGATGGTGAAAAACCTATCGCAACTATTCAAGAGGGACATAATCTAGAGCTAGAAATTCATGTAGAAAGAGGGGTTGGTTATAGACCTGTAGATCGAAGAAATCAAGAAACTACTGCTATAGACTTGCTTCAGATTGATGCTGTTTTTATGCCTGTAAAAAGAGTTAACTTCACAATAGATGAAACTGCTGTTGCAGAAGGAGCAACAGGTAGAGAAAGATTAACAATGGAAGTTGTTACAGATGGTTCCACAAGCCCTGATGATGCAATTGCTGAAGCAGCAAACCAGTTAATTGAACTCTTTCAGCCCCTAGCAACCGTTACAATGGTTGAAGAAATACCTGAAGAACCAGAACCTTCTCCTGAAGCTCAAATTCCATTAGAAGAACTAAACTTGTCCGTTAGAGCTTATAATTGTTTGAAGAGAGCACAAGTTAATTCTGTTTCAGATTTAATGGGATTCAGTTACGAAGATCTTTTAGAAATTAAGAACTTCGGCTCGAAATCTGCAGATGAGGTTATTGAAGCTCTTGAACGAATAGGAATTTCAATTCCACAAAGCAGGACATCTGTTTAA
- the rpsK gene encoding 30S ribosomal protein S11, with protein sequence MAAPVKKTGSKKSKKNVPNGVVHIQSTFNNTIVSITDTSGHVISWSSAGASGFKGARKGTPFAAQTAAEAAAKRALDQGMRQIKVLVRGPGSGRETAIRALQVAGLEITLIRDVTPLPHNGCRRPKRRRV encoded by the coding sequence ATGGCAGCTCCAGTAAAAAAAACAGGTTCAAAGAAATCAAAGAAAAATGTACCAAATGGCGTAGTACATATTCAAAGTACCTTTAATAACACTATCGTATCTATCACTGATACTTCGGGCCATGTAATTTCTTGGTCTTCTGCAGGAGCAAGTGGATTCAAAGGTGCTCGAAAAGGGACTCCATTTGCTGCTCAAACAGCTGCCGAAGCCGCGGCTAAAAGAGCTCTTGATCAAGGCATGAGACAAATAAAAGTATTAGTTAGAGGCCCTGGCTCAGGTAGGGAAACCGCCATAAGAGCTTTACAAGTGGCCGGTTTAGAAATAACTCTAATAAGAGATGTAACTCCATTACCTCATAATGGATGCAGAAGACCTAAACGTAGACGCGTTTAG
- the rpsM gene encoding 30S ribosomal protein S13, whose amino-acid sequence MARIAGIDIPREKRVEIALTYIYGVGLTRSKLILSNTGVNPDIRVKDLSDSDVQKLRGATEDFTVEGDLRRKEGMAMKRLQDIGCVRGRRHRMSLPVRGQRTRTNARTRRGSRKTVAGRKK is encoded by the coding sequence GTGGCCAGGATTGCAGGAATTGACATACCTCGTGAAAAACGAGTTGAAATTGCACTTACATACATCTATGGAGTTGGTCTAACAAGATCAAAATTAATCCTTTCAAATACAGGAGTTAATCCTGATATTCGTGTCAAAGATTTATCAGATAGTGATGTACAGAAATTGAGAGGTGCTACAGAAGACTTTACTGTAGAGGGTGATTTACGTAGGAAAGAGGGTATGGCGATGAAACGCTTGCAAGATATTGGTTGTGTTAGAGGGAGAAGGCATAGAATGAGTCTTCCTGTAAGAGGTCAAAGAACAAGAACAAATGCTAGAACGAGAAGAGGCTCAAGAAAAACAGTTGCTGGAAGAAAAAAATAA
- the rpmJ gene encoding 50S ribosomal protein L36 gives MKVRASVKKMCDKCRVIRRHGRVMVICTASPRHKQRQG, from the coding sequence ATGAAGGTTAGAGCCTCAGTAAAAAAAATGTGTGACAAATGTCGTGTTATTCGTAGACATGGCAGGGTAATGGTTATTTGCACCGCTAGCCCTAGACACAAACAGCGTCAAGGTTAA
- a CDS encoding adenylate kinase produces the protein MKKHLLFLGPPGAGKGTQAALLSAANSYLHLSTGELLRKEIDLDTDLGKQVKDIMNRGELVSDQLVLEIVKKNLDKDNNGWILDGYPRNLSQVNSLNDVLININQPLEIVFYLDIPDEVLIKRLLIRGRKDDNEKTIKTRLKIYKETTEPLIEYYKDLALLENIKADGDLKTISADIKQKMACR, from the coding sequence ATGAAAAAACATTTACTATTTTTAGGACCACCCGGAGCAGGTAAAGGAACTCAAGCTGCCCTTTTGAGTGCAGCCAACTCTTATTTACATTTATCTACTGGAGAATTATTAAGAAAAGAAATTGATTTGGATACTGATTTGGGTAAACAAGTAAAAGATATTATGAATAGAGGGGAACTTGTAAGTGATCAATTAGTTTTAGAAATTGTAAAAAAAAATTTGGATAAGGATAATAATGGTTGGATTTTAGATGGTTATCCTAGAAATTTGTCTCAAGTGAATTCTCTTAATGATGTATTGATTAATATAAATCAACCTTTAGAAATCGTATTTTATTTAGATATACCAGACGAAGTTTTAATAAAGCGTTTACTTATTAGGGGTAGAAAAGATGATAATGAAAAAACTATTAAAACAAGATTAAAAATTTATAAGGAAACTACAGAGCCATTGATTGAATACTATAAAGATCTCGCCTTATTAGAAAATATCAAGGCTGATGGTGATCTAAAAACAATTTCTGCTGATATAAAACAAAAAATGGCTTGTCGATGA
- the secY gene encoding preprotein translocase subunit SecY, protein MLINKSRNPSASEIVTQLFLNKELRNRVLTTLGLLLLVRLGIYIPMPGIDRVAFKSFIDQGGQLIGFLDIFTGGGISTLGIFALGILPFINASIIIQLLTASLPVLEDLQKNEGEAGRRKIAQITRYVSLGWGFLQSIIFSLILRQYAIEGISETAFVLQTSIALVTGSMIVMWFSEIITEKGIGQGASLVIFLNIVATLPKALSSTIEKAQTGDRGDVLGIAVLLGVFLLTIVGIIFVQEGARRIPIVSAKRQIGNSSLLPTRQSYLPLKLNAGGVMPIIFASALIFLPITVANVTGNPILIKIAGSLNPGSSNPWPYALTFFALILGFSYFYASLTINPVDVASNLKKGGVAIPGVRPGSNTANYLSGIQNRLTLLGGLFLGSVAIIPAAVERATNVQTFQGLGATSLLILVGVAIDTAKQIQTYVISQRYEGLVNN, encoded by the coding sequence ATGTTAATTAACAAAAGTAGAAATCCTAGTGCTTCAGAAATAGTCACTCAATTATTTTTAAATAAAGAGTTAAGGAATCGAGTTTTAACAACTTTAGGTCTTCTGCTTTTGGTCCGACTGGGTATTTATATACCAATGCCTGGAATTGATAGAGTTGCGTTTAAAAGTTTTATTGACCAGGGTGGTCAATTAATTGGTTTTCTAGATATTTTTACTGGAGGAGGAATTTCAACCTTAGGAATATTTGCACTTGGAATTTTACCATTTATTAATGCTTCAATTATTATTCAACTTTTGACTGCTTCATTACCTGTCCTTGAAGATTTGCAAAAAAATGAGGGTGAAGCAGGTAGAAGAAAAATCGCTCAGATTACCAGATATGTTTCTTTGGGATGGGGTTTTTTACAAAGTATAATATTCTCGTTAATTCTTAGACAGTATGCAATCGAGGGTATAAGTGAAACCGCTTTTGTTTTGCAAACATCTATTGCCCTTGTGACAGGCTCAATGATAGTAATGTGGTTTAGTGAAATTATTACGGAGAAAGGAATAGGTCAAGGAGCCTCATTAGTGATCTTCTTAAATATTGTTGCAACCTTGCCAAAAGCTTTGAGTTCAACTATTGAAAAAGCACAAACTGGCGATCGTGGAGATGTTCTAGGTATAGCTGTTTTACTCGGAGTCTTTTTACTAACAATCGTAGGAATAATTTTTGTTCAAGAGGGAGCAAGACGCATACCAATTGTTAGTGCAAAAAGACAGATAGGTAATTCTTCATTACTTCCAACAAGACAAAGTTATTTGCCATTAAAGTTGAATGCTGGAGGGGTCATGCCAATTATCTTTGCATCTGCCTTGATATTTTTACCAATAACAGTTGCAAATGTTACCGGGAATCCAATTCTAATTAAAATAGCTGGTAGTTTAAATCCGGGTTCTTCCAATCCATGGCCATATGCATTAACATTTTTTGCTTTAATTTTAGGTTTCTCATACTTTTATGCCTCTCTTACCATTAATCCAGTAGATGTAGCATCTAATTTAAAAAAGGGAGGAGTTGCTATTCCTGGAGTAAGACCTGGTTCTAATACAGCAAATTACTTGTCAGGTATTCAAAATAGGCTGACACTATTAGGAGGATTATTTTTAGGTTCAGTAGCAATAATTCCTGCGGCTGTGGAAAGAGCAACTAATGTTCAAACTTTTCAAGGTTTAGGAGCCACTTCTCTATTGATTCTTGTAGGAGTTGCTATCGATACGGCTAAACAAATTCAAACTTATGTTATTTCTCAGAGGTATGAGGGATTAGTTAATAATTAA
- the rplO gene encoding 50S ribosomal protein L15, producing the protein MTSTLNTLKSNTGSRKKKLRKGRGIAAGQGASCGFGMRGQKSRSGRPTRPGFEGGQMPLYRRVPKLKHFEIINQKNFSIVNLSKLSEFKESEVVNIDSLVKKKLLFKPKFPLKILGNGEVKVKLKVQAHAFTKVAKEKIEAAGGSCEIINNK; encoded by the coding sequence ATGACTTCAACTTTAAATACACTAAAATCAAACACAGGTTCAAGAAAGAAAAAATTAAGAAAAGGTAGAGGTATCGCGGCAGGGCAGGGAGCTTCTTGTGGTTTTGGTATGAGAGGACAGAAATCTCGATCCGGTAGACCTACAAGACCTGGATTCGAAGGTGGTCAAATGCCCCTTTACAGAAGAGTTCCCAAGTTAAAGCATTTTGAAATTATTAATCAAAAAAATTTTTCAATAGTTAATTTAAGCAAATTAAGTGAATTCAAAGAAAGTGAAGTTGTCAATATAGATTCGCTTGTGAAAAAAAAGTTGTTATTTAAGCCGAAATTTCCTCTCAAAATTTTAGGTAATGGAGAAGTTAAAGTGAAATTAAAAGTTCAAGCTCATGCATTCACTAAAGTTGCTAAGGAAAAAATAGAAGCTGCAGGTGGATCTTGCGAAATTATTAATAATAAATAA
- the rpsE gene encoding 30S ribosomal protein S5 produces the protein MTDTPTKQENQSKTENPPSSNANEQRRGNRNNDRKRNRRGDSKNERDSEWQERVVQIRRVSKTVKGGKKMSFRAIVVVGNEKGQVGVGVGKAGDVIGAVRKGVSDGKKHLVRVPLTPNNSIPTLSKGRDGAANVLIRPAAPGTGVIAGGSIRTVLELAGIKNVLAKRLGSKTPLNNARAAMVALSQLRTHKSASRERGISLEQLYS, from the coding sequence ATGACAGACACTCCAACAAAACAAGAAAATCAGTCAAAGACTGAGAATCCACCCTCATCTAATGCTAATGAACAGAGGAGAGGTAATCGTAATAATGATCGAAAGAGAAATCGAAGAGGTGACTCTAAAAATGAGAGGGATTCTGAGTGGCAAGAAAGAGTTGTTCAAATTAGAAGAGTATCTAAAACAGTAAAAGGTGGTAAAAAAATGAGTTTTAGAGCAATTGTTGTTGTTGGGAATGAGAAAGGACAAGTAGGAGTAGGAGTAGGGAAGGCAGGAGATGTTATAGGAGCAGTAAGGAAAGGAGTCTCAGACGGTAAAAAACATCTTGTTAGAGTTCCTTTAACTCCGAATAATTCTATACCTACTTTATCTAAAGGGAGAGATGGAGCAGCGAATGTACTTATTAGACCTGCTGCACCTGGTACGGGTGTAATTGCTGGTGGGTCAATTAGGACAGTTTTAGAATTAGCAGGTATTAAAAACGTCTTAGCTAAAAGATTAGGTAGTAAAACTCCCTTGAATAATGCGAGAGCTGCAATGGTGGCTCTTTCTCAATTAAGAACCCACAAATCTGCCTCTAGAGAGAGAGGTATTTCTCTTGAACAGCTTTACTCTTAA
- the rplR gene encoding 50S ribosomal protein L18: MAKISRKLQTQKRHKRLRRYLIGSTARPRLAVFRSNNHIYAQVIDDDAQQTICSASTVDKELKEDKEKLSSNCSSSSIVGKLLAKRAMKKGVKEVIFDRGGNLYHGRVKALADAARDAGLNF, from the coding sequence ATGGCTAAAATTTCAAGGAAACTTCAAACTCAAAAAAGGCATAAAAGATTAAGGCGTTACCTAATCGGTAGTACCGCACGCCCAAGATTAGCTGTTTTCCGTTCAAATAATCATATTTATGCCCAAGTTATTGACGACGATGCACAACAAACTATATGTTCTGCTTCTACAGTAGATAAAGAACTTAAGGAAGATAAAGAAAAACTCTCTTCTAACTGCAGCTCTTCTTCAATTGTTGGTAAGTTATTAGCTAAAAGAGCAATGAAGAAAGGTGTTAAAGAAGTAATTTTTGATAGAGGTGGGAATCTATATCATGGCAGAGTTAAAGCTCTTGCAGATGCGGCCCGTGATGCAGGCTTGAATTTCTAA
- the rplF gene encoding 50S ribosomal protein L6 — MSRIGKSPVQIPEKVSVDIKGLSITVKGPKGELKRLMPEGVNFDQKENQIVVTPATTKRYSRERHGLCRTLISNMVQGVTEGYEKKLEIVGVGSRAQVKGKNLVVSAGYSHPVEMTPPDGITYKVESNTNVTVSGIDKEIVGNEAAKIRSIRPPEPYKGKGIKYQDERIIRKAGKSGKK, encoded by the coding sequence ATGTCAAGAATAGGAAAATCTCCAGTACAAATACCAGAAAAGGTATCTGTTGATATTAAGGGATTAAGCATTACCGTAAAGGGTCCAAAAGGTGAACTCAAAAGACTAATGCCTGAAGGTGTAAATTTTGATCAGAAAGAAAATCAGATTGTTGTTACTCCAGCAACTACGAAAAGATATTCAAGGGAAAGGCATGGTCTATGTAGAACATTGATTTCAAATATGGTTCAAGGAGTTACTGAAGGCTACGAAAAGAAATTGGAAATAGTGGGTGTTGGATCTAGGGCTCAAGTGAAAGGAAAAAATTTAGTAGTAAGTGCTGGATATAGTCATCCAGTAGAAATGACCCCCCCCGATGGTATAACATACAAAGTTGAAAGTAATACCAATGTAACTGTATCTGGAATTGATAAAGAAATTGTTGGAAATGAAGCAGCAAAAATCAGATCAATCAGACCTCCAGAACCCTATAAAGGTAAAGGTATCAAATACCAAGATGAGAGAATCATCAGAAAAGCTGGTAAATCCGGCAAAAAATAA
- the rpsH gene encoding 30S ribosomal protein S8, translating into MSNHDPISDMLTRIRNASQKKHTSTAIPASKMSLSIAKVLQKEGFITDINEEGEGYKSQIVLGLKYSGKNKFPTIRSMQRVSKPGLRVYKNTKGLPKVLGGLGVAIVSTSKGVMSDRDARKQGIGGEVLCYVY; encoded by the coding sequence ATGTCAAATCACGATCCTATTTCAGATATGCTTACTCGTATAAGAAATGCGAGTCAAAAAAAGCATACATCCACCGCAATCCCAGCCTCCAAAATGTCTCTTAGCATAGCTAAAGTTCTGCAAAAAGAAGGCTTCATAACTGATATTAATGAGGAAGGTGAGGGTTACAAGTCTCAAATCGTTTTAGGACTTAAATATAGTGGTAAAAATAAATTTCCTACTATCAGATCCATGCAAAGAGTAAGTAAGCCTGGATTGAGAGTTTATAAAAATACAAAGGGCTTACCAAAAGTTCTTGGGGGTCTTGGAGTTGCTATAGTATCAACTTCAAAGGGTGTAATGAGTGACCGTGACGCAAGGAAACAAGGCATCGGTGGCGAAGTTCTTTGTTATGTTTATTAA
- the rplE gene encoding 50S ribosomal protein L5, whose protein sequence is MTLKTRYKEAIRPKLLKDLGLKNIHQVPKVIKVNVNRGLGEAASNSKALEASLNEMATITGQKALVTRSKKAIAGFKIREGMAIGCTVTLRGDRMYSFLERFINLALPRIRDFRGVNPKSFDGRGNYTLGVKEQLIFPEISFDKIDSIRGMDITIVTSASTDQEGKALLKELGMPFSN, encoded by the coding sequence ATGACTCTTAAAACTCGCTACAAAGAAGCAATAAGACCAAAGCTTTTAAAAGACCTTGGTCTTAAAAATATTCATCAAGTACCCAAGGTTATTAAAGTTAACGTAAATAGAGGTCTTGGAGAAGCTGCTTCAAATTCAAAGGCTTTAGAGGCCTCTTTAAATGAAATGGCAACTATTACGGGACAAAAAGCTTTAGTTACAAGATCCAAAAAAGCAATTGCTGGCTTTAAAATAAGGGAGGGAATGGCAATTGGCTGTACAGTTACCCTTAGGGGAGATAGGATGTATTCTTTTTTAGAAAGATTTATAAATCTAGCCTTACCAAGAATTAGAGACTTCAGAGGTGTTAATCCAAAAAGCTTTGATGGAAGAGGTAATTATACTTTAGGAGTAAAAGAGCAATTGATATTTCCTGAAATTTCATTTGATAAAATAGATTCCATTAGAGGAATGGACATAACAATCGTAACCAGCGCCTCAACCGATCAAGAGGGTAAAGCTCTCTTGAAAGAGCTAGGAATGCCTTTTAGTAATTAA
- the rplX gene encoding 50S ribosomal protein L24, producing the protein MLDSLKQKKNFKRIKMRIKTGDLVKVINGKEKGKTGEVLKTIPLENRVVVKGVNLRTKHVKPSQEGESGRILTEEASLHASNVMFFSKDKNLISKIEYFIDKEGVKKRRLKKTGELID; encoded by the coding sequence ATGTTGGACTCACTTAAACAAAAGAAAAACTTCAAAAGAATAAAAATGAGAATTAAAACAGGAGACTTAGTCAAAGTTATTAACGGTAAAGAAAAAGGTAAAACTGGTGAAGTTTTAAAAACTATCCCCCTAGAGAATAGAGTAGTTGTGAAGGGAGTAAATCTTAGAACAAAACATGTAAAACCATCTCAAGAAGGTGAAAGTGGGAGAATATTGACAGAAGAAGCATCATTACATGCTTCTAATGTAATGTTTTTTTCAAAGGATAAAAATCTAATAAGTAAAATAGAATATTTTATTGATAAAGAGGGAGTTAAAAAAAGGAGATTAAAAAAAACTGGTGAATTAATTGATTAA
- the rplN gene encoding 50S ribosomal protein L14 → MIQQETYLTVADNSGAKRLQCIRVLGSNRRYAHVGDVVVASVKDALPNMGVKKSDVVKAVIVRTRHTLRRNTGNSIRFDDNAAVLINEDKNPKGTRVFGPVARELRDKNFTKIVSLAPEVI, encoded by the coding sequence ATGATTCAACAGGAAACTTACTTAACTGTTGCTGATAACAGTGGAGCTAAAAGACTTCAATGCATAAGAGTGCTGGGTTCAAATAGAAGATATGCACATGTGGGAGATGTTGTCGTTGCATCAGTAAAAGACGCATTGCCAAATATGGGGGTTAAAAAATCAGATGTCGTTAAAGCAGTTATTGTTAGGACAAGACATACTTTAAGAAGAAATACAGGGAACTCAATTCGTTTTGATGATAATGCAGCCGTTTTGATTAATGAAGATAAAAATCCAAAAGGTACAAGAGTATTTGGTCCAGTAGCAAGGGAATTACGAGATAAGAACTTTACAAAGATCGTTTCTTTAGCTCCGGAGGTTATTTAA
- the rpsQ gene encoding 30S ribosomal protein S17 → MALKERIGTVVSDKMDKTVVVAVINRYPHPTYKKIVSKTTRYKAHDPENSCVLGDRVKIKETRPLSAHKRWAIEEILNKTIMSKEDKK, encoded by the coding sequence ATGGCACTTAAAGAAAGAATTGGTACTGTTGTAAGCGACAAAATGGACAAAACAGTTGTTGTTGCCGTAATCAATAGATACCCACATCCAACTTATAAAAAGATTGTAAGTAAAACTACTCGTTACAAGGCACATGATCCAGAAAACTCATGTGTTTTGGGAGATCGAGTTAAAATTAAAGAAACAAGACCACTAAGTGCTCATAAAAGATGGGCAATAGAGGAAATTCTAAATAAAACAATAATGAGTAAGGAGGATAAAAAATGA
- the rpmC gene encoding 50S ribosomal protein L29 — protein sequence MKNSESIKEFKKLNSSQITEKIDQLRKDLFDLRFKQATRQLNETHKFKIIKKQVAQLLTLSKSQSTSQKPAD from the coding sequence ATGAAAAATTCAGAATCTATAAAAGAATTTAAAAAGTTAAATTCTTCTCAAATAACTGAAAAAATTGATCAACTACGAAAAGATCTCTTCGACTTGAGATTCAAACAGGCAACAAGACAGCTTAATGAAACTCATAAATTTAAAATCATCAAGAAACAAGTTGCACAATTACTTACTCTTAGTAAAAGTCAATCCACTTCTCAAAAACCCGCTGATTAA
- the rplP gene encoding 50S ribosomal protein L16, with protein sequence MLSPKRTKFRKQHRGRMKGIASKGNTIAFGQFALQAQDCGWVTARQIEASRRAMTRYVKRGGKIWIRIFPDKPVTMRPAETRMGSGKGNPEFWVAVVKPGRILFEMGGEEITEEIAKEAMRLAQYKLPVKTKFISSDINLSSDSSGEGKTGKDSKEEVKK encoded by the coding sequence ATGCTTAGTCCAAAACGTACTAAATTCCGAAAACAGCATAGAGGCAGAATGAAAGGAATTGCCTCTAAGGGTAATACAATTGCATTTGGTCAGTTTGCACTCCAAGCTCAAGATTGTGGGTGGGTAACTGCTCGACAGATTGAAGCAAGTAGAAGAGCAATGACAAGATATGTTAAACGTGGTGGAAAAATATGGATTCGTATTTTCCCAGATAAACCAGTCACTATGAGACCAGCTGAAACTAGGATGGGATCAGGAAAAGGTAATCCAGAGTTTTGGGTAGCTGTTGTGAAACCTGGAAGAATATTATTTGAAATGGGTGGTGAAGAGATTACAGAAGAAATTGCAAAAGAAGCTATGCGTTTAGCCCAATATAAATTACCAGTAAAAACAAAATTTATTTCTAGTGATATAAATCTAAGTAGTGATTCATCAGGAGAAGGTAAGACAGGGAAAGATTCAAAAGAGGAGGTTAAAAAATGA